The Hyphomicrobium sp. 99 genome contains the following window.
CGACGTTCTTGGTCTGGTAGGCCGCCACTTCGACCGCTTTGAGAGAGACGACGGACGACTTGGGATCCACCACCCAAACCGCAGGCTTGCCCGCGAGCGTCGAGAGCGCAGTCCAAGGGAGGATAACGACTTGACGAGCCTTCATCCTGGCGGCGCCGGATACCAACGCGCCCAACGTGAAGCCAGGCGGGGGATCATTGATCTCGATTTTGACGCGGATGGTTCCGGATTTCGTGTCCACGCTCGGTGAAACTTCGCGGACGACGCCCGTGGCAGTGATGGACGGATCAGACGCCAGGGCGAGCGTGATCGTGGATGCGGAAAGCTGCTGCAGGAAGATGGCCTCGTAGACGTAGAACACCGCATCTCGTGGTCCGTCCTGGGCCAGCGTGAACATCGTCTGCGCGGCCTGCGCTACTTGCCCTACTTCGGCAGTGCGCGCAGTGATCACGCCTGCAGCGCCTGCCCGCAGCTCCGTGTAGGACAACGCATCACGCGCTGTGCCGAGCTGAGCATTGGCGGCTTCGAGCGAACCTTCGGCTGTGCGCAAAGCCTCCTCTGCTTGATCGTAGTCGCGCCGTGTCGTGAAGCCGTCCTTGATGAGGGCCTTTTGCCGCTCGAAGGCGGTCGCCGTCTGGCGCACGCGCGCTTCCGCGGATTGGACCGTCGCCTCCGCCGACACGACATCGGCGTTCTGTTCCTTTGGATCGATGCGGGCGAGCACCTGGTCGGGCGTAACACGGGCGCCAACATCGACCAGCCGTTCGCTGATCCGCCCGCTCACCCGGAAGGAGAGGCCGGTTTGCACCCGGGCTTTGATCTCGCCGGTCAGCACCACGTTGGGCGCATAGTCCGTAAATGCGACCACCTGGGTCCGCACGAGAGGCGGAGCTTTGGGGGTCCCCACATTCTGTTCGCCGCACCCCGCGAGGGCAACAAACGGCATAAGAAACAAGGCCTTCGCGATCCGAACGCGCGTCATTACACCCCCAGGCTAGGCCCACGTCCCGAACAAGATCACTGACCGGTCATTTATTATTGACTATCTGGTCAGTCAATAATAATTTTGCGCCATTCAAGGGTTGCCGACTCGTCACAGGAGGGGAGCGCATGACCGTAACGGCTAGAGCGCGGCGCAAAGCGGAACGCCCGGGCGAGATCCTCGATGCGGCCTTCGAGGAGTTCGTTCAGCGCGGTTACGCGGCTACCCGACTTGAGGATATCGCGGCGCGAGCCGGCGTTACGAAGGGCACGATCTACGTGTACTTCGAGAGCAAGGAGAGGGTGTTCGAAGCCCTCGTTCACGACCTTGAGAATTCATTGCGGGAGCAGGTCGAACCATTTTTCGAGGACCGAGGCCCGCCCACCGCGCAATCGATCCGTGCCGATCTGACGATGCTTTATCGCGTCTTTGCCAACGACAGGCGCGGGCGCGAACTGTTGCGTCTGCTCATCGCGGAAGCCGTGCGCTTTCCCGATCTTGTCGACGAGCACTACCGCAACTTGGTCGGCCCTATGTTCGAAGTCTTGGGTCAGCGGCTGCGCCAGGGCGTGGCGAACGGCACCTTCCGCCCGGCACCGGCGACCAATTTCCCCGAACTCCTCCTTGGGCCCGCGCTTTCGCTCCACATTTGGAAGCTCCTGTTCTCCGACCGCAAGCCGCTCGATGCGGAGCTGCACTTTGAGGCAGCGCTTGATATGATCCTGAGGGGATTGCTGTCGCCGGAGACTGAGGCCAACCGGGTCAGCGATCAGCAGTGATCCGTCTAACGTCTGATTGCTTCAGAGTGCATTTCGCCCCGAGTTCTTGGGTCCGTGCGGTCAGGTTCTCTCTTCAGATTCGTCGACGCCCTTCCTAATCATTGCCGTGACCCTGGCGATACCTTCGTCGCGAAGGACGACGGGCACGCGTTCGAAAGGTCATCCGCCAAAATCAGATGGCGGCTTCTTCCATCCGTTTAAACGACCCAGGCTTGCGTAAACTACGATCGTCTCAAAGCGGAGCCTATTCGAGCACTGGCAAAGTTGGTCTGAACGCCGAACTCCCAATTTCTCTGTCTTGCGCAGATCGGAACCAAGGCGCCATCTGTATTGATGTCCGCCCTGGGGCAGCGACGGAACTGTGAGGAGCCAGCTTCACGTCCGCTTCTTACTTCGAACCAGACATCTGTTACTGGAGCCGGTAACGATGCATTGGCGCATCTAGCCAATGTCCGCTTCTGGGAGTGAGTGTCGGCAACAGAGTCAACCACCCGCGTCGGTTACACTATTGAGCCTCATTCCCCTTGCTCATTTCAACGACATCCCCAACAAGGCTTTTCGCGCTTGACGCAAACTTTCGTCGTTCCTTGAGGTCTATTTCGGTATCTTTTGCGTCTTCCAAACGGTGCACCGCGCGAGAATAAAACGGCAGTGCCGCGCGAACGGCATCTGGGATGCGTATTCGCTCGACCATCCAGTCGAGCTTGGCCCGCGCTTGGTCGAATGTGTAGACGCCTTTATGAACCCACTCGACGACGAGCCAATCGAAAGTTTCGAGAAACGACAGCGAATCTGCGGCCTGCAGGATGTCTTCTTCCTGATTGCCTCCAATCTCATGGCGCAGGATCAGCGCACGGACGCGTTGGGTGAAGGCAACATCGCAGGCAGGTGTTTGCTTCTTGAGCCATTCACTAACAATGTCGGCCGAACGCATGGAGTGAACGAACAGATAATCGGGATTGTCGAACCCATCCGAAGGCATGCTTGAAGGGCCTCCCGGAAAGAAGCGCTCTGCGTCATGGACGAGAGCGGCAAACTTGAGTTCAGGAGAGGCCGAGCCGGAGAGGCGAATGGCCCAGGCACGTGCCGCGAGTAAGTGTTCGAGCTGATAGAAGCCGTCGAGCCAAGTTATTGCGCTAAGCTCGAGCGCACTGAAGGCTGGTTCGGCGTAGGGGATGGCATTCTTCTGTGAAGCTTTATTCGGCGGCATGCTCATGGGGCTTTGTTTTGTGACGAAGGGTTTTCCAGAGGACTTGATGGCTTGCCTGCGCGCAGGGCTCGCCATACCGATTCCGGCGTTACTGGAAGATCGGAGATTTCGACGCCGTAGTCGATGAGCGCATTGCAGATTGCGTTGGTGATGGCGGCCGCCGGAGGGATCGTACCGACTTCGCCGACACCGCGCACGCCGAATGTGGTGACTGGGGACGGCACCTCCGTATGCAGAAGTTCAATCGGGGGAATATCGGCCGCGGTCGGAACGAAATAGTCGAGCATACTGCCGCTCAGCAATTGTCCTGACTCGCTATCGTAGCGCAATTCTTCCCCGAGTGCCGCCCCGAGACCCTGCACCAATGCGCCTCGGACCTGTCCTTCAACTACCATGGGATTTACTGGCACGCCGCAGTCGTGCACCATCACAAAGCGCTCGACCGCGAATTCTCCCGTCTCGGGATCGACCGCCACAACCGCGGCGGCCGTTCCAAAAGAAAAGGCGGCGTCGGTTGGCTCAAAGAAAGCAGTCGCCTCCAGCCCAGGCGTTTCGCTCGCGGGTATGCCTTGCCCCAAGATAGCACGCCGGAAAATATCCTTGAGCGGAACAGAGCGATTCGTATCGGATTTGAGGACGACCACGTCTCGCTGAATGGTGAGATCCGCGGGCGTAGCTTCGAGAACGCCAGCTGCGATCCTAAGTGTCTTCTCGCGGAAAATAAGGGCGGCCTTATTTATCGCCCCCGACGCCGCGATCAAAGTGCGTGACGCGAATGCACCGGTATTCAACGGAGAGGCGGCGGTATCGCCCATGTGAACGTGGACGGCCTCGTAGTCGACGCCAAGCACATCTGCGCAAATTTGTGCGAACGCCGTTTCGTTGCTCTGGCCAAACGTCGAGACGCCGCTATAGAGATCTATCGTTCCTGAGCGGTTGGCGCGAAGCGTTACGCTCTCGTGCGCGCCAAATTGCGATCCCCGATTGGCGAGGAAGCGCGCGCTCGCATATCCTGTTCGTTCGACAAACGATGATATCCCTATGCCGGTGAGGCGGCCATCTGGCCGCTTGGTCCGCGGCTTCGTGCGGTGCCCAGCATAATCTACCGCTTCCATTGCCATATTGAGAGAGCGAAGGTAGTCCCCGCTATCGTAAATCGCCCCGCTTGGCACACGCCAAGGCAGATCCTCTGGCCTCAGCATGTTCATGACCCGGAGATCATAGGGGTCAATTCCAAGCCGGCGCGCCAATCGGTCGATGAGAACTTCCAGAGCGAAATTGACTTCGGGTTGACCGTAACCCCGATACGCACCGACCGGTGTCTTGTTCGTTATGGCGACGCGTCGCTCGACCCGCGCATCGGCAACCTTGTAGGGTCCCGTGAATACGACGCTTGAAAGCTGTGCTGACCCAAATGATGAATTCCACCCACCGAGATCAGTCGTATAAGTGTTGGTCAGTGCAAGGATGCGGCCTGTTCGGTCGGCGCCGACGGCGAAATCGTGCACGGCTTCTCGGCCGTGGGTGCTCGCCCTGAAATGTTCCATCCGGTCTTCGATCCATTTCACCGGACGTCGCAACGCCATGGAGTGAAGGCACGCGAGAATATCCTCGGGATAAATGCCAAGCTTCAACCCGAACCCGCCGCCGACGTCAGACGCCACGACGCGGATCGCGCCCTCATCAAGCCGCAGCGATTCCGCAAGCTGCTTCCTGACAAGATGGGGAACTTGCGTTGACGATTGTACGGTGAGCATCCGCGCGCCCGGTCGCCATGACGCGAGAATGGCGCGGCCTTCCATCGGAAAAGCCGTCACGCGGTTGATCCGAAAGCGGCCCGTCAGCACAACATCGGAGGCAGCTAGCGCATCATCCGGTGCCCCGGCGCCATCGAAGTTGGACGCCAAAAGGTTAGACGCAAGTACGCCGGAATGAAGAACAGGCGCACTCTCCGAGAGCGCTGCAAGCGTATCCACGATGTGGGGAAGAGGCTCATAATCGATTTCAATCTGCTCGATGGCGTCTTCTGCGATGGCGCGGCTTGTCGCTGCCACACTTACAACCGCCTGGCCTTCGTGCAACGCCACATCTTGGGCGAGGGCATAATACGACAGCGGCGGTGCGCCGGGGACTGGCCTTAGAACCTGTATCGGCTCGCTCAATTCTTTTACGTCCGCTCCGATAAGGATGTGCTTAACGCCAATCATTTCCACCGCGCGCGAGACATCGATGGAGCGAATTCGCGCGTGTGGAAACGGACAGCGTGATACGGCCATCTCGAGCTGATGGGCGGCGTCGATATCGTCGACGAAACAGCCGTCGCCGCGCAACAGGCGATCATCTTCTTTGCGCGGAAGGCTACGGCCAATCAGCCGGCTGGAATCGTTGAGAGGCCGCGGAGACCCCAATTTTTTGCTCACATGTTCGTTCACGGAATCTGTTCCGCTGTGTTCGACCGCCCGCAAGTCTGAGACAAATATTCTTCCGCCGCCCTGATGATTCCTTCGTATCCGGTGCATCGGCATAGAACACCGCTGATCTCTTCGCGAATCTCATCGCGAGATGGCGGTGTCGCACGTTTTGCAAGGCTCGTTATCAGCATTAGAAAACCGGGCGTGCAGTAACCGCATTGAAGCGCATGATTGCGCTTGAATGCCTCTTGGAGATCGTTCAACCGGTCACCTACGGCAAGCCCTTCGATCGTCAATACGTCGGCACCTTCGAGCTGCGCTGCAAGCATCAGGCAGGATTTTACTGCCTTGCCATCAACGATTATGGTGCAGTTTCCGCAGACGCCTTGCTCACAGCCGATATGGGTGCCAGTAAGACCTGCGCGGTGGCGCAGGAAGTCGGCCGCGTGCATCCGAACTGGAGCGCTCGCGTTGACTTCCTCACCATTCACATTGACCGTGATTTCGAGCTCGTTAGTTCCCAAGGGTTCGGCCTTCTTCAAACTGCTCGACGGGCGGCGGGAAGCATCTCTTTGACGACAACATCGCCGTCCAACACGATGGGCTCATCGTCGAGGAAAAGGCTGCAGTCCCGCATCGGGATATCGAGGTGGCAGGCGGTGTCATTGGGGCCGCCGAGCTCATTGTTCGGTCCGGTCGAGAACATGACGTTACCAAAGAACGATCTGAGTTCCATCCCCATGCCGCCGGGGAATTGCGTCAAGCCATGCCATTTGGCGCGCTCATCGAGGCCCCATCCGACGTGGGACATACCGAACCCGCGTGGGTCATCG
Protein-coding sequences here:
- a CDS encoding xanthine dehydrogenase family protein molybdopterin-binding subunit, which produces MSKKLGSPRPLNDSSRLIGRSLPRKEDDRLLRGDGCFVDDIDAAHQLEMAVSRCPFPHARIRSIDVSRAVEMIGVKHILIGADVKELSEPIQVLRPVPGAPPLSYYALAQDVALHEGQAVVSVAATSRAIAEDAIEQIEIDYEPLPHIVDTLAALSESAPVLHSGVLASNLLASNFDGAGAPDDALAASDVVLTGRFRINRVTAFPMEGRAILASWRPGARMLTVQSSTQVPHLVRKQLAESLRLDEGAIRVVASDVGGGFGLKLGIYPEDILACLHSMALRRPVKWIEDRMEHFRASTHGREAVHDFAVGADRTGRILALTNTYTTDLGGWNSSFGSAQLSSVVFTGPYKVADARVERRVAITNKTPVGAYRGYGQPEVNFALEVLIDRLARRLGIDPYDLRVMNMLRPEDLPWRVPSGAIYDSGDYLRSLNMAMEAVDYAGHRTKPRTKRPDGRLTGIGISSFVERTGYASARFLANRGSQFGAHESVTLRANRSGTIDLYSGVSTFGQSNETAFAQICADVLGVDYEAVHVHMGDTAASPLNTGAFASRTLIAASGAINKAALIFREKTLRIAAGVLEATPADLTIQRDVVVLKSDTNRSVPLKDIFRRAILGQGIPASETPGLEATAFFEPTDAAFSFGTAAAVVAVDPETGEFAVERFVMVHDCGVPVNPMVVEGQVRGALVQGLGAALGEELRYDSESGQLLSGSMLDYFVPTAADIPPIELLHTEVPSPVTTFGVRGVGEVGTIPPAAAITNAICNALIDYGVEISDLPVTPESVWRALRAGKPSSPLENPSSQNKAP
- a CDS encoding TetR/AcrR family transcriptional regulator; the protein is MTVTARARRKAERPGEILDAAFEEFVQRGYAATRLEDIAARAGVTKGTIYVYFESKERVFEALVHDLENSLREQVEPFFEDRGPPTAQSIRADLTMLYRVFANDRRGRELLRLLIAEAVRFPDLVDEHYRNLVGPMFEVLGQRLRQGVANGTFRPAPATNFPELLLGPALSLHIWKLLFSDRKPLDAELHFEAALDMILRGLLSPETEANRVSDQQ
- a CDS encoding (2Fe-2S)-binding protein, with protein sequence MKKAEPLGTNELEITVNVNGEEVNASAPVRMHAADFLRHRAGLTGTHIGCEQGVCGNCTIIVDGKAVKSCLMLAAQLEGADVLTIEGLAVGDRLNDLQEAFKRNHALQCGYCTPGFLMLITSLAKRATPPSRDEIREEISGVLCRCTGYEGIIRAAEEYLSQTCGRSNTAEQIP
- a CDS encoding efflux RND transporter periplasmic adaptor subunit yields the protein MTRVRIAKALFLMPFVALAGCGEQNVGTPKAPPLVRTQVVAFTDYAPNVVLTGEIKARVQTGLSFRVSGRISERLVDVGARVTPDQVLARIDPKEQNADVVSAEATVQSAEARVRQTATAFERQKALIKDGFTTRRDYDQAEEALRTAEGSLEAANAQLGTARDALSYTELRAGAAGVITARTAEVGQVAQAAQTMFTLAQDGPRDAVFYVYEAIFLQQLSASTITLALASDPSITATGVVREVSPSVDTKSGTIRVKIEINDPPPGFTLGALVSGAARMKARQVVILPWTALSTLAGKPAVWVVDPKSSVVSLKAVEVAAYQTKNVVIESGLEPGERVVTAGAKILRPNQIIALAPEAG